The sequence GGGGTTGAATCCCCGCGATGCGTCGGATGGTGCGGGCGACCAGGACGGCGACGGTTACACGAACGTCGAGGAGTACCTGCACTCGCTCTCGCCCTGACGCCGGGTCCTCCCGCTACACTCGCCCGAACCCTTCGTCGAGCATCGTCAGGAAGTTCTCGACGGGGACGTAGTTCGCGACGCTGTTGCCGGTTCCCAACGCCCATCCGCCGCCGGGAGCGCACCGCTCGATGAGCGTCCGCGTGTGCGTCCGCACCTGCTCCGGAGTGTAGCGGCACACCTTGTCCATGTCGAACCCGCCCAAGACGGCGATCCGGTCGCCCCAGCGCTCCTTCGCCTCCCAGACGGGCGTCACGGCGTCCTCGTAGGAGTGCTTCGCATCCCAGCCGCAGGCGATGAGGTCGTCCATCACCTCGTCGAGGTTCCCGCATGAATGGAGGATCGCCGGCTTGCCGTGTCGATGCGCCGCGTCCACGAGCCGTTTGTGCCACGGGAAGCAGTACTCGCGAAGCACGTCGGGAGCCACCATCGTCTGTGTGTTGAACCCCATGTCGTCGCCCATGCAGACCGCTCCGACGACGTCGTAGGACGCGCACCGGTCGAAGAACTCGACGATCCGCGACCCGACGGCGTCGAACATGTCGCGCACGAGCTCCGGGTCCTCGAACAGCAGGATGCTGAACGGCTCGTAGCCCAGCAGCCACATGACGTTTTCGAGAACACCACTACTGAGCGGGATGGTCTTCATGCCGGTCGGAAGGCGCCCGGAGAGGTTCTCCAGCGGCGAATAGTCGATCGTGTCCATGGGGGGCCAGGCGTAGGCGTCGAAGTCCTCGCGGCTGCCGATCGTGTGCGTGTCGGCGAGGTACCAGCTTCGGACGCCCTCCTTGGTCGCCGCCGTGGGGCGTTCCTTCTGGGGGAACCCGAAGCCCGTGGGCCCGATGTTCACGTAATCGTAGCCGAGGGCGTGCTGGTACTCGATGTGCCGGTCGGTATGCCAGCGCCACCACTCTTGAGGCGTGGGGTTGGCTGGCGGGGTGTCGGCCCGTCCGATGGCCGCGAGGATGGGCTCTTGGATGTTCGAGAAGAGCTCGAAGAAGGGAACGCGGTCGGGCTCTCCGTCGCGTCGGAGAACGCGCTCGAAGCGCGCGAAGTCGGGGCTCGGCTCGATATGCAGCGGAAACGCGGGCATTGCCTTCTTCCCTTCTGTCCGTTGGCGTAAGCCCGCTAGAACGCGAAGAGGACACCCAGCGCGCGGTCGCGCTCCTCGCGGAGGAGCTGGTACGCCGTCGGCGCGTCGTCCGCAGCGAGCCGGTGGGTGATGAGGTCGGCGATCCGCAGCCTGCCGTCGGCGATCCAGTGGAGGAAGGTGCGCCGGTTGTACTCCTGCGACCAGGGGTAGTAGGAGTTCCCTTTCGGCGGGCACTTGGGCTGATGGCAGCCCATCATCGTGATCTCTTTCTCGTGGAAGGGCATCAGGTCGAGCGTGACGGGGCGATGCCAGATGGAGCCCAGCAGGACGATCCGTCCCCCGATGCGGCTGTAGTCCACCAGGCTGGGTATCACGTCGGGATAGCCGCTCGCCTCGACGGCGACGTCGATGCCGCGACCGTGGGTGAGGTCGCGAATGGCGTCCGCCGTGTCGCTCGCGCGGGCGTCGAGCGTGTGCGTCGCGCCATGCTGCAACGCGACCTCCAACCGGAAGCTAGACAGGTCCATCGCGATGAGAGTCTCAGCTCCCGTGCGTGCAAGCAGTTGGACGACGATTTGCCCGACCATCCCGACGCCGGTTACGAGGACATGCTCGCCCAGGGCAGCGTTCGCCTTGCGCGCTCCGTGCATCGACACGCTGCCGATGACGCCGAACGCCCCCTCGTCGGAACCGACGTCGTCCGGAACTGGGATCAGATAGGGGCTGTCGGTTCCCGATACGACGTGGCTGGCATGGTTCCCGAAGGAGAGGACGCGGTCTCCCGGCGAGAATCCGTCGACGCCGGCTCCACACTCGACGATCCTGCCGACGTTCGAGTAGCCGGGGTGGTAGTCGCCGGAGCGAGCCTGCTCTTGGACGCCGAGCTCCGTGCCCGCGCTGACGGCCGTGCAGATCGTCTCGATGAGAACCTGTCCGCGTCCCGGCGACGGGATGTCGTACGCCTCGACCTCGATACGCCCGTCCGACCGGACGACGATTCGCCTTCCTTCCGCCATGGGCGACTCCTACATCGCCCCGTTGGGCGTGATGACCGCCTTGACCGCCTCGCGGCTGATCGAGAGCTCGTATCCGAGCGACCAGTCGTCCAGACCGAGGATGTGGCTCGTCATCGGCTCCGTGCGGATCTTGCCGTCGGCGATCAGGCGCAGGCAGCGCTCCCACGTGGGCCACGTGTGGCTGAAGCTGCCCTGGAGACGCACCGTCTTGGCGAGGAGCGCGTCGAGCGAGAAGGGCAAGGGTCCGTGGAACCAGCCGATCTTAGTGATCTGCCCCAGGGGCCTAACGACCCGCAGGGCGAGCTCCATCGTCGAAGGCGTGCCGCCGACGGCATCGACGACGACGTGCGCCCCTAGACCGTCCGTGCGTTCGCGGGCGATCTCGGCGACGTCCTGCTCGTCGGATTTCATGACGACGTCGGCTCCGAGCTGTGCAGCGGCGGCAAGGCGCTTCTCGTCGCCGGCGACGCCAGCGAGGATCGTCGTCGCGCCAAAGAGCCGCGCCACCTGGAGCGCCATCAAGCCGATGGCTCCCGAACCGATGACGAGAACCACGTCACCAGGACGGATGTCCGTATGGATGCCGACCGCGTTGAACGCGACACACGCCGGCTCCGTCAGCGAAGCGGCGACGTACGAAACGCCGTCGGGAATGCGATGCAGCGAGCGAGTCGGACAGACGACGTATTCCGCGAACGCGCCGTCGACGCTGAACCCGAAGCCCTGGCGCTTGCGGCAGAGGTTGTAGTTGCCCGTCCGGCAGAGCTCGCACTCGCCGCAGATGGACGCCGCCGTCTCGCAGACGACCCGCTCGCCGACACGGTACGACTCGACGCCAGGTCCCACGGCGACGATCTCGCCGCCGAACTCGTGGCCCGGAATCCGAGGAAGATGACCAGTGTGTCCGAGCCGCTTGCCGTACTGCCCCAGGTCGCTCCCGCAGACGCCGCACCCGCCGACCCGCAGGAGCACCTCGCCCACCCCGGGCGACGGGTCTTTGACATCGAGAACGCCGAACTCCTCCGGTTCCGCGCCGTAACGCACCAACGCTCGCAT comes from Candidatus Poribacteria bacterium and encodes:
- a CDS encoding uroporphyrinogen-III decarboxylase-like protein; amino-acid sequence: MPAFPLHIEPSPDFARFERVLRRDGEPDRVPFFELFSNIQEPILAAIGRADTPPANPTPQEWWRWHTDRHIEYQHALGYDYVNIGPTGFGFPQKERPTAATKEGVRSWYLADTHTIGSREDFDAYAWPPMDTIDYSPLENLSGRLPTGMKTIPLSSGVLENVMWLLGYEPFSILLFEDPELVRDMFDAVGSRIVEFFDRCASYDVVGAVCMGDDMGFNTQTMVAPDVLREYCFPWHKRLVDAAHRHGKPAILHSCGNLDEVMDDLIACGWDAKHSYEDAVTPVWEAKERWGDRIAVLGGFDMDKVCRYTPEQVRTHTRTLIERCAPGGGWALGTGNSVANYVPVENFLTMLDEGFGRV
- a CDS encoding zinc-binding alcohol dehydrogenase, whose amino-acid sequence is MAEGRRIVVRSDGRIEVEAYDIPSPGRGQVLIETICTAVSAGTELGVQEQARSGDYHPGYSNVGRIVECGAGVDGFSPGDRVLSFGNHASHVVSGTDSPYLIPVPDDVGSDEGAFGVIGSVSMHGARKANAALGEHVLVTGVGMVGQIVVQLLARTGAETLIAMDLSSFRLEVALQHGATHTLDARASDTADAIRDLTHGRGIDVAVEASGYPDVIPSLVDYSRIGGRIVLLGSIWHRPVTLDLMPFHEKEITMMGCHQPKCPPKGNSYYPWSQEYNRRTFLHWIADGRLRIADLITHRLAADDAPTAYQLLREERDRALGVLFAF
- a CDS encoding zinc-binding dehydrogenase, whose protein sequence is MRALVRYGAEPEEFGVLDVKDPSPGVGEVLLRVGGCGVCGSDLGQYGKRLGHTGHLPRIPGHEFGGEIVAVGPGVESYRVGERVVCETAASICGECELCRTGNYNLCRKRQGFGFSVDGAFAEYVVCPTRSLHRIPDGVSYVAASLTEPACVAFNAVGIHTDIRPGDVVLVIGSGAIGLMALQVARLFGATTILAGVAGDEKRLAAAAQLGADVVMKSDEQDVAEIARERTDGLGAHVVVDAVGGTPSTMELALRVVRPLGQITKIGWFHGPLPFSLDALLAKTVRLQGSFSHTWPTWERCLRLIADGKIRTEPMTSHILGLDDWSLGYELSISREAVKAVITPNGAM